AATTATTCACAACTGATGGCCTACGATCAACACCTCGCCGATAGAATTGCCCGCGAACTTCAAGAGCAGGGGGTTTCAGCAGAAGCTAAAAGACTCATGGGTGGTCTTTGTTTTGTCATGAACGAAAAAATGTGTGTAGGCACTAGCATTGACAAAACCAATGGCAAACCCAGACTCATTGCTCGCATTGGAGCTGAAGCCGTACAAGTGGCATTGAAGAACAAAAACTGCCTTCCTTTTCAGCCTGCGGGAAAAGTGAT
The sequence above is drawn from the Reichenbachiella sp. genome and encodes:
- a CDS encoding TfoX/Sxy family protein, producing MAYDQHLADRIARELQEQGVSAEAKRLMGGLCFVMNEKMCVGTSIDKTNGKPRLIARIGAEAVQVALKNKNCLPFQPAGKVMKDFVSIYEMEIDSDKNLSHWVKLSIAFNHNLDEKKT